One Acidobacteriota bacterium genomic region harbors:
- the zupT gene encoding zinc transporter ZupT: MERFMTPLFLTTIAGLSTGAGSLVSLSFKKINRKILSLMMGFSAGVMVYISFTELLTKSIAWIGFLNANLAFFGGMFAIALIDFLIPHDYIEEMSHRGKVRDDRVLLAGIFTALGLAIHNFPEGMAVFAASLKDPHIGISLTVAIALHNIPEGVAVAMPIYYATGSRKKGFIYSFLSGVAEPVGAIIAMLILMPYLNDTVLNAVLAAVGGLMVFISFDEILPVTFRDEGSHLAIVGIIGGMIVMALSLALF, from the coding sequence TCAACGGGCGCGGGAAGCCTCGTTTCCCTCTCTTTCAAGAAGATCAACCGGAAGATTCTCTCCCTGATGATGGGATTCTCGGCTGGCGTAATGGTCTACATCTCCTTTACGGAGCTTCTCACCAAATCGATCGCGTGGATTGGATTTCTCAATGCCAATCTTGCGTTTTTCGGCGGGATGTTCGCCATCGCTCTCATCGACTTTTTGATTCCGCACGACTACATAGAAGAGATGTCCCATCGCGGAAAAGTGAGAGATGACAGGGTCCTGCTTGCCGGAATCTTCACGGCACTCGGCCTTGCCATCCACAACTTTCCCGAGGGGATGGCTGTCTTTGCCGCATCGCTAAAGGACCCGCACATCGGCATCTCCCTCACGGTCGCCATCGCTCTGCATAACATCCCCGAAGGGGTTGCCGTTGCCATGCCCATCTATTATGCTACCGGGAGCAGGAAGAAGGGATTCATCTATTCATTCCTTTCTGGTGTTGCCGAGCCTGTCGGTGCTATCATCGCGATGCTCATACTCATGCCCTATCTTAACGACACAGTGCTCAACGCCGTCCTTGCTGCCGTGGGAGGATTGATGGTCTTCATCAGCTTTGATGAGATCCTGCCCGTCACGTTCCGGGACGAGGGTTCGCATCTCGCCATTGTGGGGATCATCGGCGGCATGATCGTCATGGCTCTCAGCCTTGCCCTCTTTTAA